One Frankia alni ACN14a DNA window includes the following coding sequences:
- a CDS encoding amidohydrolase family protein, whose product MDVGDLILVSVDDHVVEPPTMFDAHIPARYRDRAPHVVETADGNQIWTYEGQITPNIGLNAVAGVRPEDYGLDPTRFDQMRPGCHDIDERIRDMNVNGVLASLNFPTFAQFCGQFLTRATADRELGLAVVRAYNDWHIDEWAGAHPGRIIPLAVMPLWDAELMAAEIRRVAAKGCRAVTFSENPAKLGLPSLHSRSWDPFWAACAETGVVVCLHIGSSSQVPVTAEDAPMEVSIALSPMNTQSTLTDLLFSGVLPRYPDLRIALSEGGIGWIPYTLERCDYVYRHHRAWTGTELGDRLPSELFRDQIYSCFIDDPAGLVLRERVGLHTIMWECDYPHGDSTWPNSPEELARSLAGIPDDEVNAITHLNALRAFDFDAFSHRPRERSTVAALRAEGADVDLTLRHILREHRGSTPGELAAIAVQAAGRG is encoded by the coding sequence ATGGATGTCGGTGACCTCATCCTCGTCAGCGTCGACGACCACGTCGTCGAGCCGCCCACCATGTTCGACGCGCACATCCCCGCCCGCTACCGCGACCGCGCGCCGCACGTCGTCGAGACCGCCGACGGCAACCAGATCTGGACCTACGAGGGGCAGATCACCCCGAACATCGGCCTCAACGCGGTCGCCGGCGTTCGCCCCGAGGACTACGGCTTAGACCCGACCCGGTTCGACCAGATGCGGCCGGGGTGTCACGACATCGACGAGCGCATCCGCGACATGAACGTCAACGGGGTGCTGGCCAGCCTGAACTTCCCGACGTTCGCCCAGTTCTGCGGCCAGTTCCTCACCCGGGCCACCGCCGACCGCGAGCTCGGACTCGCCGTCGTGCGCGCCTACAACGACTGGCACATCGACGAGTGGGCCGGCGCGCATCCCGGCCGGATCATCCCGCTGGCCGTCATGCCGCTGTGGGACGCCGAGCTCATGGCCGCCGAGATCCGGCGGGTCGCCGCGAAGGGCTGCCGCGCGGTGACCTTCTCGGAGAACCCGGCGAAGCTCGGCCTGCCGAGCCTGCACAGCCGCTCCTGGGACCCGTTCTGGGCGGCCTGCGCCGAGACGGGCGTCGTCGTCTGCCTGCACATCGGCTCGTCGTCGCAGGTGCCGGTGACCGCCGAGGACGCGCCGATGGAGGTCTCCATCGCGCTCAGCCCGATGAACACCCAGTCGACCCTGACCGACCTGCTGTTCTCCGGCGTGCTCCCCCGCTACCCGGACCTGCGGATCGCGCTGTCCGAGGGCGGCATCGGCTGGATCCCCTACACCCTCGAGCGCTGCGACTACGTCTACCGCCACCACCGCGCGTGGACGGGCACCGAGCTCGGCGACCGGCTGCCCAGCGAGCTGTTCCGCGACCAGATCTACAGCTGCTTCATCGACGACCCGGCCGGTCTCGTGCTGCGCGAGCGGGTCGGCCTGCACACGATCATGTGGGAGTGCGACTACCCGCACGGCGACTCGACCTGGCCGAACAGCCCCGAGGAGCTGGCCCGCTCGCTGGCCGGCATCCCCGACGACGAGGTCAACGCGATCACGCACCTCAACGCGCTGCGGGCGTTCGACTTCGACGCCTTCTCCCACCGCCCGCGCGAGCGTTCCACCGTCGCCGCG
- a CDS encoding pantoate--beta-alanine ligase, whose amino-acid sequence MITTEKHAEVRELLDAERAAGRRVAMVGTSGGTHAGHISLVEQAKKECDVVAVFWNGALKLEWASGGVQAYNRDLAHDQALFEAAGVDIFYIPMRDDLYQRPSNTFMAMPGMLRHLTGMPEGEHMELLVTMVATLLNIAGPCLTFFGEKDWQQLVMFQRMAEDLHLPSRVIGCPTRREPDGVAISSRNTKLSPEQRAAAPALYAALTAAADAIAAGERDARAAAEVALARLRPVADPDYIVAVEAATLRPLDTLDPAAEGGPSDGEVRLLASVRFGTTPLVDNIGVTVPTA is encoded by the coding sequence ATGATCACGACTGAGAAGCATGCCGAGGTCCGCGAGCTGCTCGACGCCGAGCGGGCGGCCGGGCGACGGGTCGCCATGGTCGGCACCAGCGGCGGCACCCACGCCGGGCACATCTCCCTGGTCGAACAGGCGAAGAAGGAGTGCGACGTCGTCGCGGTGTTCTGGAACGGGGCGCTGAAGCTGGAGTGGGCCTCCGGCGGCGTGCAGGCCTACAACCGCGACCTCGCCCACGACCAGGCGCTGTTCGAGGCGGCCGGCGTCGACATCTTCTACATCCCGATGCGCGACGACCTCTACCAGCGGCCCTCGAACACCTTCATGGCCATGCCGGGGATGCTGCGGCACCTGACCGGCATGCCCGAGGGCGAGCACATGGAGCTGCTCGTCACGATGGTCGCGACCCTGCTCAACATCGCGGGGCCCTGCCTGACGTTCTTCGGCGAGAAGGACTGGCAGCAGCTGGTGATGTTCCAGCGGATGGCCGAGGACCTGCACCTGCCGTCGCGGGTCATCGGCTGCCCCACCCGCCGGGAGCCCGACGGGGTGGCGATCTCCAGCCGCAACACCAAGCTCTCCCCCGAGCAGCGCGCCGCCGCGCCGGCGCTGTACGCCGCGCTGACCGCCGCGGCCGACGCGATCGCCGCCGGGGAACGCGACGCCCGCGCCGCGGCCGAGGTCGCCCTGGCCCGGCTGCGCCCGGTCGCCGACCCGGACTACATCGTCGCCGTCGAGGCCGCGACGCTGCGCCCGCTGGACACCCTCGACCCGGCCGCGGAGGGCGGGCCGAGCGACGGCGAGGTCCGCCTGCTCGCCTCGGTCCGCTTCGGCACCACCCCGCTGGTCGACAACATCGGCGTCACCGTCCCCACCGCCTGA
- a CDS encoding AMP-binding protein, which yields MPTKHIPDPCLADILRRNAERFGDVPAYLYEGRSVTHRELLRRATAIAAALARAGLRRQDRVALLGRNSIAFGEVLAAGQLSGLVIATVNFRLAAPEIARILTDAKPRAIFVDAEFLPMVTALRAELGLELVVRLDDPAADPDGAGVNGTNVNGAGVNGASVAADGAGGEVVGLAEFRDAALGDALPFAARPDDIACLIYTSGTTGRPKGCIMGQREMFRVGQTMNVEMRTGSDDRILLVMPLFHIGAMAMAFGLHARGGTAVLHRQFEPAALLATVPAEGITVLHLAPSMLQAVLTEAGAGPGVADPAPVAALRGVRSIVYSAAPITAPTLAAALAAMPDTGFLNLYGQTEVITSGLPRELHRGSGPERDRRLTSVGFPYPDTEIRILDDDGAQCPPGVPGEIVVASPAMFRGYWNDSATTGVTLAEGWCHTGDVGVFDEEGLLHLVDRKKDVIISGGENIYSLEVEDAVLTHPAVVQCAVVGVPDERWGEAVCAVVVLAPGATLTSGELREHVATRIARYKSPRSAVVVDALPVLPTGKIDKKALRARLAAAPHEVPREVSA from the coding sequence GTGCCGACGAAACACATCCCGGATCCCTGCCTCGCCGACATCCTGCGCCGCAATGCGGAGCGGTTCGGCGACGTTCCCGCCTACCTGTACGAGGGGCGCAGCGTCACCCACCGTGAGCTGCTGCGTCGCGCGACGGCGATCGCGGCGGCCCTCGCCCGAGCCGGCCTGCGCCGCCAGGACCGGGTGGCCCTGCTCGGTCGCAACAGCATCGCCTTCGGTGAGGTACTGGCGGCCGGGCAGCTCAGCGGCCTCGTCATCGCAACCGTCAACTTCCGCCTCGCGGCGCCCGAGATCGCCCGCATCCTCACCGACGCGAAGCCTCGGGCGATCTTCGTCGACGCCGAGTTCCTGCCGATGGTGACGGCGCTGCGCGCGGAGCTCGGCCTCGAACTGGTCGTCCGTCTCGACGACCCGGCCGCGGACCCGGACGGCGCCGGCGTGAACGGCACGAACGTGAACGGCGCCGGCGTGAACGGCGCGAGCGTGGCCGCGGACGGCGCGGGCGGCGAGGTCGTGGGGCTGGCGGAGTTCCGCGACGCCGCGCTCGGCGACGCGCTGCCGTTCGCCGCCCGGCCCGACGACATCGCCTGCCTGATCTACACCAGCGGCACCACCGGCCGGCCGAAGGGCTGCATCATGGGCCAGCGGGAGATGTTCCGCGTCGGCCAGACGATGAACGTCGAGATGCGCACGGGCAGCGATGACCGGATCCTGCTGGTGATGCCGCTGTTCCACATCGGCGCGATGGCGATGGCCTTCGGCCTGCACGCCCGCGGCGGGACCGCGGTGCTGCACCGGCAGTTCGAGCCGGCGGCGCTGCTGGCCACGGTGCCGGCCGAGGGGATCACGGTGCTGCACCTGGCGCCGAGCATGCTGCAGGCGGTGCTGACCGAGGCCGGGGCGGGCCCGGGGGTGGCCGACCCGGCGCCGGTGGCGGCGCTGCGCGGGGTGCGCTCCATCGTCTACTCGGCCGCGCCCATCACGGCGCCGACGCTGGCCGCGGCGCTCGCCGCGATGCCGGACACCGGCTTCCTCAACCTGTACGGCCAGACCGAGGTGATCACCTCCGGGCTGCCCCGCGAACTGCACCGCGGCTCCGGGCCCGAGCGCGACCGCCGGCTCACCTCCGTCGGCTTCCCCTACCCGGACACCGAGATCCGCATCCTCGACGACGACGGGGCGCAGTGCCCGCCGGGCGTGCCCGGCGAGATCGTGGTGGCCTCGCCGGCGATGTTCCGCGGGTACTGGAACGACTCGGCGACCACCGGCGTGACCCTGGCCGAGGGCTGGTGCCACACCGGCGACGTCGGCGTGTTCGACGAGGAGGGTCTGCTGCACCTGGTCGACCGCAAGAAGGACGTCATCATCAGCGGCGGGGAGAACATCTACTCCCTCGAGGTCGAGGACGCCGTGCTCACCCACCCCGCCGTCGTGCAGTGCGCCGTGGTCGGCGTGCCCGACGAGCGCTGGGGCGAGGCCGTGTGCGCCGTCGTCGTCCTCGCCCCCGGCGCCACGCTCACCTCGGGCGAGCTGCGCGAGCACGTGGCCACCCGGATCGCCCGCTACAAGTCACCGCGGTCCGCGGTGGTCGTCGACGCACTACCCGTCCTGCCGACCGGAAAGATCGACAAGAAGGCGCTGCGTGCCCGGCTGGCGGCCGCGCCGCACGAGGTGCCGCGAGAGGTGTCCGCGTGA
- a CDS encoding cysteine hydrolase — translation MMSNNDTAGKRPPRPIDPRTSAVVLVECQNGVLGPDSMLPSLAADSADIRDGLRRLVTAARSAGVLVVHATFEGWLGSTDPGTAPLWRTAAQSSKDWGPGHPATQVVPDLLDPTDLIIPRHHGLSPTWGSELLPILRGHRVNTVVFAGVSLNVAIPLAVGQTVHEGFHVIVTRDAAASTPAEYGQHILANTIAMLARVTTVDDLAAAWAAATATV, via the coding sequence ATGATGTCAAACAACGACACCGCGGGCAAGCGCCCCCCGCGGCCGATCGACCCCCGGACCAGCGCGGTCGTCCTGGTGGAGTGCCAGAACGGGGTGCTCGGCCCGGACTCCATGCTGCCGTCGCTCGCGGCCGACTCGGCCGACATCCGCGACGGCCTGCGCCGGCTGGTCACCGCCGCGCGGTCCGCCGGAGTGCTCGTCGTGCATGCCACGTTCGAGGGCTGGCTGGGGTCCACCGACCCCGGGACCGCGCCGCTGTGGCGGACCGCCGCCCAGAGCAGCAAGGACTGGGGCCCCGGCCACCCGGCCACCCAGGTCGTGCCCGACCTGCTCGACCCCACAGACCTGATCATCCCGCGCCACCACGGCCTGTCGCCGACCTGGGGCAGCGAGCTGCTGCCGATCCTGCGCGGGCACCGGGTGAACACGGTCGTCTTCGCCGGCGTCTCGCTCAACGTCGCGATCCCGCTCGCGGTGGGGCAGACCGTGCACGAGGGCTTCCACGTCATCGTCACGCGCGACGCGGCCGCGTCGACCCCGGCCGAGTACGGCCAGCACATCCTGGCGAACACGATCGCCATGCTCGCCCGCGTCACCACGGTCGACGACCTCGCCGCCGCCTGGGCCGCCGCCACCGCGACCGTCTGA
- a CDS encoding VOC family protein, whose translation MSTSTESTASGVPAASPSARPAPSASPAPSARPAPSASPAHHAHAVLHCNLNTVDVDRSAAFHLSLFGGEPRMRSISTDGDTATMGLGAGTASVTTFLYDLRGPRSAPAVELVGWTTPHTVPATADQRPTGFTALGYRVESLRIVTARLEATGVAFTPVPEGLAVRGAVRPALRLTDPDGAVIEVVEIPAAPGDPRRLPLLSHERMRCTDLERTLAWYTGIGWTVRDRGESPTGPTASLVLPEDPTFSLEFVQQPAPAGATATPPANVQGLYRIALAVEDVREAHASLVADGAIGDVDDPVVMPMPDTPTGGFTVLFLHDPDGAVVEFVDRPRSAVRRPTEPA comes from the coding sequence ATGAGCACCAGCACCGAGTCGACGGCGAGCGGCGTCCCGGCGGCGTCGCCGTCCGCCCGCCCTGCCCCCTCTGCCAGCCCGGCCCCCTCTGCCCGCCCGGCCCCCTCTGCCAGCCCGGCCCACCATGCCCACGCCGTGCTGCACTGCAACCTCAACACCGTCGACGTCGACCGCTCCGCCGCCTTCCACCTGTCGCTGTTCGGCGGCGAGCCGCGGATGCGCTCGATCAGCACCGACGGCGACACCGCCACCATGGGCCTGGGCGCCGGCACCGCCAGCGTCACCACGTTCCTCTACGACCTGCGCGGCCCGCGCTCGGCCCCCGCCGTCGAGCTGGTCGGCTGGACCACGCCGCACACCGTGCCCGCCACCGCCGACCAGCGGCCCACCGGGTTCACGGCGCTGGGCTACCGCGTCGAGTCCCTGCGCATCGTCACCGCGCGCCTGGAGGCCACCGGCGTCGCGTTCACACCGGTGCCCGAGGGACTGGCGGTCCGCGGCGCCGTTCGCCCGGCGTTGCGGCTGACCGACCCCGACGGAGCCGTCATCGAGGTCGTCGAGATCCCCGCCGCCCCCGGCGATCCGCGCCGGCTGCCGCTGCTGTCCCACGAGCGGATGCGCTGCACCGACCTCGAACGCACCCTCGCCTGGTACACCGGGATCGGCTGGACGGTGCGTGACCGTGGCGAGAGCCCGACCGGACCGACCGCGTCGCTGGTCCTGCCCGAGGACCCGACGTTCTCCCTGGAGTTCGTCCAGCAGCCCGCGCCCGCCGGGGCCACGGCGACGCCGCCGGCCAACGTCCAGGGCCTCTACCGGATCGCGCTCGCCGTGGAGGACGTCCGCGAGGCGCACGCCTCGCTCGTCGCCGACGGCGCGATCGGCGACGTCGACGACCCGGTCGTCATGCCGATGCCGGACACGCCGACCGGCGGCTTCACGGTGCTGTTCCTGCACGACCCGGACGGTGCCGTCGTCGAGTTCGTCGACCGTCCCCGCTCG